TTTCGGAGCTGATCTTGGTGCTGAAAAATTCCTTGATATCAAAGCACCAAACTTACCGACAAGCCCTGATGCGGTAGTTATCGTTGCAACTATTCGTGCCCTGAAGATGAATGGTGGTGTGGCTAAAGATGCTCTTAATCAAGAAAATGTTGAAGCGGTCAAGGCTGGTTTTGCCAATTTAGCACGTCATGTTGAAAATATGCGTAAATATGGCGTTCCTGTAGTAGTAGCTATCAATGAATTTATCACAGATACGAACGATGAAATTGCTGTTCTTCGTAACTTGTGTGCGGCTATCGATGTACCTGTTGAATTAGCCAGTGTCTGGGCTAACGGGGCTGATGGCGGTGTAGACTTGGCAAATACGCTTATCAATACCATTGAAAATAATCCATCCCATTATAAACGTCTTTATGATAATAATCTTTCAGTTGAAGAAAAAGTCACTGAGATTGCCAAGGAAATCTACCGTGCTGATAAAGTTATTTTTGAAAAGAAAGCTAAAACACAAATTGCCCAAATTGTTAAAAATGGTTGGGATAACTTACCAATTTGTATGGCTAAGACACAGTACAGTTTTTCAGACGATCCGAAATTACTGGGTGCCCCAACTGGCTTTGATATTACTATTCGTGAATTGGTTCCCAAGTTGGGTGCAGGTTTTATCGTTGCACTTACAGGAGATGTCATGACCATGCCTGGATTGCCAAAAAAACCAGCAGCTCTTAATATGGATGTTGCTGCAGATGGAACAGCCCTTGGCTTGTTCTAAAATTAAGCAGGATAGTGAACTATCCTGCTTTTTCATTAGTTTAAGGTGAAGGTGAATGTATAAATGAAAATAAGAAATGCTTGTAAAGAGGATGCCCAACAATTAATTGCTATTTATGCCTCCTATGTTGAAAAGACAGCTATTACCTTTGAATACCAAGTTCCTAGCCTAGAAGAATTTGAAGAACGTATCGAAAAAACAAAGCAAAAATTTCCTTATCTGGTTGCAGAAGAAGAGGGAATTCTGCAAGGTTATGCCTATGCTTCAGTTTATTATAATCATGCAGCTTATGATTGGACAGTTGAATTATCGATCTATATCAAAGAAGAAGCACGGGGTAAGCATATCGGCAGTCAACTTTATGCTAGTTTAGAAAGAAATTTGCAAGAAGCTGGTTTTGTTAATCTGTTGGTTTGCATTGCCTTACCCAACAACGCCAGCCTAACTTTTCATAAAAAGCACGGCTATGAACAAGTTGCCCATTTCAAAAAAGTCGGTTACAAATTTGATAAATGGTATGATATTGTTTGGATGCAAAAACGTTTGCTTGATTAAAAAATTATGTTAGAATAATTTTTCAAGCTATTATAGAAAGTAAAGCAAATGAAAAAGAGAAAATTCCTTATTATCTTTCTGAGCCTTTTTATTATCTGCCTAGGACTAGGACTGTTTTATTATAGAAGCTCTGCTGGACAGCTCAATAAAGCAAAATACATACAATCAAGGACACCGACCATTTTCTTTCATGGTTATGGCAGCAGCGCTAATGCAGAGACGCATATGACCAATGCAGCTAAAAAAGCTGGTGTGACTAAAACAGTTATTCTTGCGTATGTTGATCAAAATGGTCATGTTACCTTGGTAGGAAAGATTCCTAAAAATGCGATTAACCCTATTGTTAAAGTGAATTTTGCTGACAATCGCAATGCTGACTATGACACTGATGCTAAATATGCTAAAGCTGTTGTTAGCAAATTGCAAAAAACCTATCATTTTAAGAAAATGAACATGGTAGGCCATTCAATGGGAAATATGGCAATTAATTTTTATATGTTGGCCAATGCTGAAGACAAGACTTTGCCGCAGCTGCAAAAGCAAGTTGATATTGCTGGACATTTTGATGGGATTAAAAACTATGATCTCCCACAAAATTTAACAATAAATGCAAAAACAGGACAGCCTAATGCGATGACAGCAGCCTATAAGCGACTCTTAAAATTGCAAGAACGCTATCCTAAAGATCAAGTTGATGTTCTAAATTTATATGGCGACAAAGGAGATGGTTCGGATGGTATTGTGACCAATGACTCTTCACGAACTTTGAAATATCTTATTGGTGAAAGAGCCAAATCTTACCAAGAGCATGGCTTTACTGGTAAACTTGCTGGTCATAGCAAATTACATGAAAATCCTCAAGTTGATAAGTTCCTCATTAATTTCTTATGGGGGAAATAGAAACATATCACTAACTTTTCAAAATTAAAGATAAAATTTAAAAAGTAAGCCAAGGCTTGCTTTTTCTTATAGGAGTCTAATTTGAGAGGTCCTTTTATCAAGCATGTACATGTATGTGTAGGGAAAATTTTTAAAAATTTCTTAAGCAACTTAGAAAGGATTTATGCAACTTGACATAAAAACTGTTGTCAAGAAAATTGCTTTTGATATACTTATTTTACAAAAGGAGAGAGTGTCCGTGAAGTTAAAATTGGAAAAGATTAAAAACGGAGATGAAGAAGTTATTATCCGTTATAAAAAGATGAATTCCACCATTGAAGAAATTGTCAATTTAACCTCTCGCCAAAAAGAAAAACTACTAGCCAAAGGTGAGAAAGGAAATACTTTTTTATGGCTAGACGATATTCTGTATTGTGAACGTGTTGATGGTCTTGTTTTTGCTTATACAAAAAATAAGGTTTATCAAATCTTTCATAGTTTAAGAGATTTAGAAGCAAGCTACTATCGGTTAGGTTATGTTCGTTGTTCCAAATCAATGATTGTCAATATCTATAAAATTCACTATTTCAATAGTGAACCTTATGGAAGAATTCGTGCAACTATGGAAAACAAGGAAGAAATTATCATTTCACGAAAGTATGCTAACAGAATTCGAACGATTTTACAGGAAAGAGGTCAAGATGAAGAGTAGATGGAAAGGTTTTTTAAGTAGGGAAATTGCTATTGATTATAAAACCTGCATTTATACCTTGTGCCTTTTGATCTTTGATGCTGGTTTTCAATTATGGCACCATCAGTATCACATTAGTATTCTTTTTCTCATTGAAATGATTACTTGTGCCTATATTGTGACTTATGTTCAAGTCTATCTTTTCAATGATTTTGATGAAGCCAAACGCTTTTCTTTGAAAGAATGGGTAGAGCTTTTGGCTTGTATCATTCTTTATGATCTTTTAGCTTATCTATTAGGTTGGTTTGGACGAGGCAATGTTGCATGGGTTTTAATTTTTTTCAGTGTTTATCTGCTTATCTGTTATTTTAGCATTTATATAGCAAATAAAATTAAACGAAAGATTGATACTAATCGTTTAAATCAACTGTTAGAAGACTATAAAAAGAAGAAGTGAGGATATGAGATGGAACATTCATCAAAAGCAACGGTTCTTGAAATAGAGCATCTGCAAAAATATTATAAGAAAAATATTGGGGTTAAAGATATTTCTTTATCTGTCAAAAAAGGAGAGATTTTTGGTTTTCTTGGATCAAATGGTGCAGGAAAGTCAACGACTATTCGCTGTCTCTTGGGGCTGATTAAGCCAAGTGGTGGTCAGATGACACTTTTCGGAGGTCGTTATGGATCGCTGACTGAAAGCCTCCATCATATTGGTTATATGCCATCGGAAGCCATGTTTTATCCAACCATGAAAGTTAAAGATGTTATCGCATTTGCAGCTAAAGTTCGTAAAAAAGACTGTAGCCAAGAGGCCAAACGCTTGTCTGAACTTTTAGAGGTTCCTTCAGATAAAAAAATAGAAGAACTATCTTTAGGAAATCGTAAAAAAGTTAGTATTGTCTGTGCCTTGCAGCATCAACCAGACCTTATTATTTTAGACGAACCAACATCAGGGTTAGACCCTTTAATGCAAGAGCGCTTTTTTAAATTGATTAAGGAAGCTTGTTCCAAAGGAGCTACTTGTTTCTTGTCCTCTCATGTTTTATCGGAAATTAAGAATTATTGTGATCGTGTTGCTATTCTTAAAAATGGTGAAATAGTAACTGTTGATGCTATTCATCATTTGACACACAGCATGTTGCGGAAAGTGTCTGTTTGGAAAGGCGGTAAGTTGAAGACTTTCAATTATAGCGGTTCTATGAAAGATTTGCTTAAACAGCTTGAGGAAATGAATCCTGATGATCTTTTGATAGAAGAACCATCACTGGAATCATTATTTTTACATTACTATGAGGAGAAAGACAATGACCATACTATATCATGAAATAAAATCAAATTGGCGTACCTTACTTATCTGGTCTCTCAGTATCGGCATCTTTTCTTGTGCTTGTATCCTGCTGTTTGATAATGTCGCTGATGGTATGAAAGATGTTGCAACTTCTTTTTCCAAAATGGGGAGTTTTTCGACAGCTTTTGGTATGAATAAACTCAATATTTCTACTTTAAATGGTTATTATGCAACACAAATCGCTATGATTGTTGCTATTGGCGGTGCTATGTTTGCTGGTATGACTGGAGCTCTCATGCTTTCTAAGGAAGAAGAAGGACACACAGCAGAGTTTCTCTACACCTTGCCACTTAGCAGGACCTCTATTGTTGTAAAGAAATATTTCAGTCTCTTTATATTAGTTGCCCTTTTTAATGTTATTGTCATGGGACTCGACTTATTAGCTCTTGTCTATCTAGGAAAATCATTTGATTTTGATGCTTACTATATCTATCATCTGTTTGCCTTTTTAATGCAACTTGAGATAGCTAGTATTTGCTTTATGATTTCTGCAATAAGTAAACGAAAACCAATCGGCTTAGCGTTAGGAATCGCTATTATGGCTTACTTATTGGATGTGATGTGCCGCATTATTCCCAAGATAAAATTTGTCAAATATGTCACTCCTTTTTATTATAGCAATGCCAGTGATATTTTTGTTAAGACTAAGCCAGCAGCTATCCATATAATAATCGCTTGTCTTGTTATTATATGCTCTTTTATCATCTCACTTTTAATCAATCAATCGCGTGATATTAGTAGTTAAGTAATAGTGTTGCAGATAATAAAATAATTATGCCCTAGCTTTCAATAAAAAACTAGGGTTTTAATGTACGTATAAAAAGCCAACAGAAAAAGGTTGTTGGCATTTAACATTTAATGTTTAAAGTATTATTCCCACTCAACAGTTGCTGGTGGTTTGCTGGTAATGTCGTAGACGATGCGGTTGACGTGTTTCACTTCGTTGACAATACGAACAGAGATCTTTTGGAGAACCTCCCAAGGAATACGGGCAAAGTCTGCTGTCATGCCGTCAATAGAAGTGATGGCGCGAATAGCGATAGTATAGTCATAGGTACGACCATCTCCCATAACTCCGACTGAACGAACGCCAGTATTGACAGTAAAATATTGCCAAATGTCACGATTCAGACCTGCTGCAGCAATTTCTTCGCGTAAAATAGCGTCAGATTCACGAACCGTTTCCAGTTTTTCAGCAGTAATTTCTCCCATCACACGAATAGCAAGTCCAGGTCCTGGGAAGGGCTGCCGCCAAACGATTTCATCTGGCATTCCTAAAGCAGTCCCCAGAGTACGAACTTCATCCTTGAACAGTGTGTTTAACGGCTCTATTAATTCAAACTGCATGTCTTCTGGAAGACCACCGACATTGTGGTGTGATTTAATGGTTTGGGCTGTTTCTGTGCCGGATTCGATGACATCTGTATAAAGCGTTCCTTGTGCCAAGAAATCAACGCCTTTTTGTTTGCTGGCTTCATCATCAAAAACATAGACAAATTCATTCCCAATGATTTTACGCTTTTTCTCAGGATCATCAATACCAGCAAGAAGATCCAAAAAGCGTTTGGAAGCATCAACACGAATAATATTGAGTCCAAATCTACCACCCAACATTTCCATAACCTGATCGCCTTCACCCTTACGAAGAAGGCCATGATCAACGAAGATACAGGTTAATTGGTCACCTATAGCTTTTTGCAAAAGCACGCCAACAACAGAAGAGTCCACACCGCCCGAAAGCCCCAGAAGAACCTTACGATTACCAACTTGTTCACGGATTTTTTCAATTTCCATATCAATGAAACTGTCCATTGACCAATCACCTTTGGCTTTACAAACATTAAAAGCAAAATTGCGTAAAATCGCATTACCATATTCCGTATGACAAACTTCTGGGTGAAATTGAATGCCAAAGATTTTCTTTTCGACATTTTCAATGGCAGCATAAGGGCAGTCGCTTGATTCGCCAACCAATTGAAAGCCTTCGGGAATTTCAGTAACAGCATCGCCATGGCTCATCAAAACAGTTTGTTCAGCAGGAGTTTCCTTAAAAAGCTCTGAATTTTCTGTCAAATGAAGGGTAGACTGACCATATTCACTATTGCCAGTTTGTCCAGCAGGAACAACTTTACCGCCAAGTTTTTCTGTAAGAAGCTGCATACCATAACAAATACCTAAAACGGGGATTCCAAGATCAAGGATTTCCTTATCAATGTCAAAGGCATCTTCAGCATAAACTGAACTTGGTCCTCCTGAAAGAACAATACCAATTGGATTGATAGCACGGACTTCGTCGGCTGTTACCTTATGGCTTCTCAATTCAGAAAAAATACCAAATTCACGAATGCGGCGTGCGATTAGCTGATTGTACTGACTGCCGTAGTCAAGTACGATAATTTTTTGAATATCTTTAATATCAGTCATTATCTCCCTTTCTTCTACAGTTTTACTAGACTTACTAGTAAAAGACATAATCACTTTATTTTAGCACAATTTATGAGATTTGACAGTAGGTTTTGTGAAAATCCTCTTAGAGGCTAAAAGATGGTGGCAAAATAAACTTTACAAAATGCCTTTAAATTTGATACCATTAGTACGAAAAAATATTTTGTGGTTAAGGAGAGACGATGTTACCGGCTTATATTCGCATTCATGATCAAATCAAAAAAGAAATCGATGAAGGTCTTTGGAAAATCGGCGATCGTCTTCCTAGCGAACGTGATTTGGCAGAACGATTTGAAGTTAGCCGAATGACGCTTCGACAGGCTATAACACTCCTTGTTGAAGAAGGGATTTTAGAGCGTCGAGTGGGAAGCGGTACTTACATCGCTAGCAGTCGTGTTCAAGAAAAAATGCGTGGGACAACTAGTTTTACAGAAATTGTAAAATCACAAGGCAAAACACCTTCGACCAAATTAATTTCTTACCGGCGGGTTCATCCAAGCGAACAAGAAATAAAATTTTTAGATATTAAACCTAAATCTTATATTATCCGAATGGAGCGAGTTCGCTATGCAGATGATATTCCTGTTGTTTTTGAAGTGACAGCTATTCCTGAAAAGATTATTAAGAGTTTCAAAAAGGAAGCTATTACCAAGCATTTCTTTAAAACGTTGACAGATCATGGTTTTGTTATCGGAAAAAGTCAGCAAACCATTTCTGCCAGCAATGCTAATGAGATGACGGCTGATTATTTGGCGATCTCGCGTGGACATGCAGTACTAACCTTGGCTCAAGTTTCCTATTTTGAAAATGGTATGCCTTTTGAATATGTCCGCAGCCAATATGTCGGTGAGCGTTTTGAGTTTTATTTAGAAAATAAGTAAGTAATGGAAACAAAAGAAAGAATGATTAGCAGTCCTCGTTATCAAAAGGTGGCTATTGGGATTGCTCAGCGAATTGTTGATGGGAAATTTCCCTTAGGACAAAAAATAAAATCACGTTCAACTTTAGCCAGCTATTTTAATGTCTCGCCTGAAACAGCCAGAAAAGCCATTAATGTTTTAGCAGATTTAGATATTGTTTCAGTCAGGCAAGGCAGCGGCGTTATTGTTATCTCGAGAGATAAAGCAATAGAATATTTAGAAAAATTTGAAGCAACAGCAGGCTTAAAAGAAATGAAGCAGGATATTCAAAGAAGCCTGTTAAAACAAAAACAAGAGCTTGATGCTATGAATAAAATGATGGATACTTTTTTATCGCAAGCTAGCCTCATTCGTAAAAAGTTTCCTTTTGAACCTTTTGAACTTTTATTGGATCATGATAGTGCTAATCTTAATAAAAGTTTGGCAGATTTAAATTTATGGCATCAGACAGGAGCAACTGTTGTGGCTCTTAAAAGTAAGGGAGAATTACTTTTATCCCCCGGCCCATACGCGACTGTCAGAAAAGGAGATATCCTTTACTTTGTTGGAGATGACTTTGCTTTTTCACGGATGAAAAATCTTTTTGACATCTTATGAAACACTAACTTAATACGATTTAAAACTTTGGAAGAGCTGTTCCAAAGTTTTAATTTGTTATGCTTACTTATACATGATTAAGAAGACTGATAGTCTCTACTTTTTAGATAATAATGCACTTTAAATGAGACTATCTGGGAGCAAAAGAAAACCTTGATTTTTGCTTTTTAAGGTTCTCTTTTGCTCTCCTTCTTTTTTGACAAACTGACCACACTATTATATAATGATATGGTCAGTTGGTTTTTGATTATGATTAGAAAAGAGGAATAAAGTTGAATAAACTTGAAATAAAACATCTCACCAAAATTTTTGGTAAAAAACAAAAAGCAGCACTTGAGATGATTAAAGAACAAAAAAGTAAAACGGAAATACTTGAAAAAACAGGAGCAACTGTTGGTGTCTATGATGTTAGTTTTGATGTCAAAGAAGGAGAAGTCTTTGTTATTATGGGGCTCTCTGGCTCTGGGAAATCAACCCTGGTGCGTCTTTTGAATCGTTTGATTGAACCTTCTTCAGGAGATGTTTATATTAATGGTAAAGACATCGCTAAAATGAATACAGAAGAACTTCGTGAAGCGAGACGTCACACTCTTAACATGGTTTTTCAAAACTTTGGACTCTTTCCCCATAAAACAATCTTGGAAAATACAGAATTCGGTTTAGAATTAAGAGGAGTTCCTAAAGAAGAATGTATTGAATTAGCTGAACGTGCTCTTGATAATTCTAATCTTTTAGCTTTTAAAGATCAATATCCTAGTCAGCTGTCTGGAGGAATGCAGCAACGCGTCGGCTTAGCGCGCGCTCTTGCTAATGATCCAGAAATTCTATTGATGGATGAAGCTTTTTCCGCACTTGATCCTTTGATTCGTAAAGAAATGCAAGATGAGTTGTTAGACTTACAAGAAAAAGTGCAAAAAACGATCATTTTCATCACCCACGATTTAAACGAAGCACTTAGAATTGGTGATCGTATCGCTCTTATGAAAGATGGTCAAATCATGCAAATAGGTACCGGAGAAGAGATCCTAACGAAACCGGCCAATGATTTCGTTCGCGAATTCGTTGAAGATGTTGATCGTTCTAAAGTTCTAACAGCTCAGAATATTATGATTAAGCCTTTAACAACAGCTGTTGAAACAGATGGTCCCCAAGTCGCTCTCACAAGAATGCATAATGAGGAAGTTAGTATGTTAATGGCAACTAATCGTCGTCGTCAATTGATGGGATCACTTTCAGCCGAAGCTGCTATTGAGGCCAGACGTAAGGGGCTTTCTTTAAAAGAGGCCGTTGATCCTAACGTTCGAACTGTTTCTAAAGATACAGTTATTACGGATATTATGCCTTTAATCTATGATTCTGCTGCACCGATTGCAGTGACAGATGATAATAATCGTCTATTAGGTGTTATCATTAAAGGTCGAGTTATTGAAGCTCTCGCTAATACAAAGGATGATACAGAAGCAGAAGGAGAGGAAGAATAGTTTTGAATTTAATATTACAAGGAAAACTACCTGTTGCTGATTGGATTGAGGATTTGACCAACTGGTTGACACATACCTTTTCTGGTTTGTTTAATCTTATTCAGTCAGTCGGAAATTTTATTATGGATGGGATTACAAATACACTCTTATTTGTTAATCCTTTACTGTTAATTGTTCTAGTGACGCTTGCCGCCTTTTTCCTAGCTAGAAAAAAATGGACCTTACCAACTTTTACCTTATTGGGTTTGCTTTTTATCTATAATCAAAGTCTTTGGGATGATTTAGTCAACACTTTCACCTTAGTATTGGTATCTAGTTTTATTTCTATTGTGATTGGTATTCCTTTAGGAATTTGGATGGCAAAAAACAATACTGTCAAGCAAATTATCAATCCTATTTTGGATTTTATGCAAACTATGCCAGCCTTTGTTTATTTAATTCCTGCTGTCGCCTTCTTTGGTATCGGTATCGTACCTGGTGTTTTTGCATCTGTTATTTTTGCTTTGCCGCCTACCGTTCGTTTTACTAATCTTGCCATTCGTGAAATTCCAACGGAATTGATTGAGGCAGCTGATGCTTTTGGTAGTACTTCGCGCCAAAAATTATTTAAAGTTGAACTACCTCTTGCTAAAAATACAATTATGGCTGGTATCAATCAAACTATTATGCTGGCTCTCTCAATGGTAGTAACAGGATCTATGATCGGAGCCCCAGGGCTAGGTCGTGGTGTTTTATCTGCTTTACAACATGCTGATATCGGTTCAGGTTTTGTTAATGGACTTGCCTTGGTGATTTTAGCGATTGTTATTGACCGTTTTAGTCAGACCGCCAATCAAAGAACAAAAGATGCTAATCAAAAAAAGAACAAAACAAATACAATTATTGCTTTGGCTGCACTTGTTCTGTTTGTCTTTGCGGGAATTGCCCGACTTTTTGTTCAAGGACAATCAGCAGGTGGCGGTCAAAAAATTAAATTATCCTATGTAGAATGGGATTCCGAAGTTGCTTCCACAAATGTTTTAGCTCAGGTCTTGAAAGATCAAGGATACAAAGTAGAAATGACTCCCCTTGATAATGCCGTTATGTGGCAGTCAGTGTCTAAGGGTGAAACTGATGCAATGGTCAGTGCTTGGCTACCAAACACTCATGGTGATCAATATAAAAAATATAAGAATAATATCGTTGATTTAGGACCTAATCTTAAGGGAGTTAAATTAGGTCTAGCTGTACCAACTTACATGAAGAACGTTAATCGTATTGAAGATTTGACTGATCAAGCTGATAAAAAGATTACTGGTATCGAACCTGGTGCAGGCATCATGAAAGCTGCTAACAAAGCATTGAAATCCTACAGCAATTTATCAGATTGGAAATTGGTTTCTGCTTCGACAGGTGCAATGACAACAGCTTTGGATCAAGCATATAAGAATAAAAAAGATATTGTTGTAACTGCTTGGTCTCCACACTGGATGTTTGCTAAATATAAACTGAAATATCTAAAAGATTCGAAAAAAGATTTTGGTAGTATTGAAAGCATTCATTCTATTACACGAAAAGGTCTGAAGAAAGATATACCAAAA
This region of Streptococcus mutans genomic DNA includes:
- a CDS encoding GNAT family N-acetyltransferase is translated as MKIRNACKEDAQQLIAIYASYVEKTAITFEYQVPSLEEFEERIEKTKQKFPYLVAEEEGILQGYAYASVYYNHAAYDWTVELSIYIKEEARGKHIGSQLYASLERNLQEAGFVNLLVCIALPNNASLTFHKKHGYEQVAHFKKVGYKFDKWYDIVWMQKRLLD
- a CDS encoding alpha/beta hydrolase, encoding MKKRKFLIIFLSLFIICLGLGLFYYRSSAGQLNKAKYIQSRTPTIFFHGYGSSANAETHMTNAAKKAGVTKTVILAYVDQNGHVTLVGKIPKNAINPIVKVNFADNRNADYDTDAKYAKAVVSKLQKTYHFKKMNMVGHSMGNMAINFYMLANAEDKTLPQLQKQVDIAGHFDGIKNYDLPQNLTINAKTGQPNAMTAAYKRLLKLQERYPKDQVDVLNLYGDKGDGSDGIVTNDSSRTLKYLIGERAKSYQEHGFTGKLAGHSKLHENPQVDKFLINFLWGK
- a CDS encoding LytTR family DNA-binding domain-containing protein produces the protein MQLDIKTVVKKIAFDILILQKERVSVKLKLEKIKNGDEEVIIRYKKMNSTIEEIVNLTSRQKEKLLAKGEKGNTFLWLDDILYCERVDGLVFAYTKNKVYQIFHSLRDLEASYYRLGYVRCSKSMIVNIYKIHYFNSEPYGRIRATMENKEEIIISRKYANRIRTILQERGQDEE
- a CDS encoding DUF3021 family protein — its product is MKSRWKGFLSREIAIDYKTCIYTLCLLIFDAGFQLWHHQYHISILFLIEMITCAYIVTYVQVYLFNDFDEAKRFSLKEWVELLACIILYDLLAYLLGWFGRGNVAWVLIFFSVYLLICYFSIYIANKIKRKIDTNRLNQLLEDYKKKK
- a CDS encoding ABC transporter ATP-binding protein, with translation MEHSSKATVLEIEHLQKYYKKNIGVKDISLSVKKGEIFGFLGSNGAGKSTTIRCLLGLIKPSGGQMTLFGGRYGSLTESLHHIGYMPSEAMFYPTMKVKDVIAFAAKVRKKDCSQEAKRLSELLEVPSDKKIEELSLGNRKKVSIVCALQHQPDLIILDEPTSGLDPLMQERFFKLIKEACSKGATCFLSSHVLSEIKNYCDRVAILKNGEIVTVDAIHHLTHSMLRKVSVWKGGKLKTFNYSGSMKDLLKQLEEMNPDDLLIEEPSLESLFLHYYEEKDNDHTIS
- a CDS encoding ABC transporter permease, translated to MTILYHEIKSNWRTLLIWSLSIGIFSCACILLFDNVADGMKDVATSFSKMGSFSTAFGMNKLNISTLNGYYATQIAMIVAIGGAMFAGMTGALMLSKEEEGHTAEFLYTLPLSRTSIVVKKYFSLFILVALFNVIVMGLDLLALVYLGKSFDFDAYYIYHLFAFLMQLEIASICFMISAISKRKPIGLALGIAIMAYLLDVMCRIIPKIKFVKYVTPFYYSNASDIFVKTKPAAIHIIIACLVIICSFIISLLINQSRDISS
- the guaA gene encoding glutamine-hydrolyzing GMP synthase, with the protein product MTDIKDIQKIIVLDYGSQYNQLIARRIREFGIFSELRSHKVTADEVRAINPIGIVLSGGPSSVYAEDAFDIDKEILDLGIPVLGICYGMQLLTEKLGGKVVPAGQTGNSEYGQSTLHLTENSELFKETPAEQTVLMSHGDAVTEIPEGFQLVGESSDCPYAAIENVEKKIFGIQFHPEVCHTEYGNAILRNFAFNVCKAKGDWSMDSFIDMEIEKIREQVGNRKVLLGLSGGVDSSVVGVLLQKAIGDQLTCIFVDHGLLRKGEGDQVMEMLGGRFGLNIIRVDASKRFLDLLAGIDDPEKKRKIIGNEFVYVFDDEASKQKGVDFLAQGTLYTDVIESGTETAQTIKSHHNVGGLPEDMQFELIEPLNTLFKDEVRTLGTALGMPDEIVWRQPFPGPGLAIRVMGEITAEKLETVRESDAILREEIAAAGLNRDIWQYFTVNTGVRSVGVMGDGRTYDYTIAIRAITSIDGMTADFARIPWEVLQKISVRIVNEVKHVNRIVYDITSKPPATVEWE
- a CDS encoding GntR family transcriptional regulator — protein: MLPAYIRIHDQIKKEIDEGLWKIGDRLPSERDLAERFEVSRMTLRQAITLLVEEGILERRVGSGTYIASSRVQEKMRGTTSFTEIVKSQGKTPSTKLISYRRVHPSEQEIKFLDIKPKSYIIRMERVRYADDIPVVFEVTAIPEKIIKSFKKEAITKHFFKTLTDHGFVIGKSQQTISASNANEMTADYLAISRGHAVLTLAQVSYFENGMPFEYVRSQYVGERFEFYLENK
- a CDS encoding GntR family transcriptional regulator translates to METKERMISSPRYQKVAIGIAQRIVDGKFPLGQKIKSRSTLASYFNVSPETARKAINVLADLDIVSVRQGSGVIVISRDKAIEYLEKFEATAGLKEMKQDIQRSLLKQKQELDAMNKMMDTFLSQASLIRKKFPFEPFELLLDHDSANLNKSLADLNLWHQTGATVVALKSKGELLLSPGPYATVRKGDILYFVGDDFAFSRMKNLFDIL
- a CDS encoding quaternary amine ABC transporter ATP-binding protein — protein: MNKLEIKHLTKIFGKKQKAALEMIKEQKSKTEILEKTGATVGVYDVSFDVKEGEVFVIMGLSGSGKSTLVRLLNRLIEPSSGDVYINGKDIAKMNTEELREARRHTLNMVFQNFGLFPHKTILENTEFGLELRGVPKEECIELAERALDNSNLLAFKDQYPSQLSGGMQQRVGLARALANDPEILLMDEAFSALDPLIRKEMQDELLDLQEKVQKTIIFITHDLNEALRIGDRIALMKDGQIMQIGTGEEILTKPANDFVREFVEDVDRSKVLTAQNIMIKPLTTAVETDGPQVALTRMHNEEVSMLMATNRRRQLMGSLSAEAAIEARRKGLSLKEAVDPNVRTVSKDTVITDIMPLIYDSAAPIAVTDDNNRLLGVIIKGRVIEALANTKDDTEAEGEEE
- a CDS encoding ABC transporter permease/substrate binding protein, producing MNLILQGKLPVADWIEDLTNWLTHTFSGLFNLIQSVGNFIMDGITNTLLFVNPLLLIVLVTLAAFFLARKKWTLPTFTLLGLLFIYNQSLWDDLVNTFTLVLVSSFISIVIGIPLGIWMAKNNTVKQIINPILDFMQTMPAFVYLIPAVAFFGIGIVPGVFASVIFALPPTVRFTNLAIREIPTELIEAADAFGSTSRQKLFKVELPLAKNTIMAGINQTIMLALSMVVTGSMIGAPGLGRGVLSALQHADIGSGFVNGLALVILAIVIDRFSQTANQRTKDANQKKNKTNTIIALAALVLFVFAGIARLFVQGQSAGGGQKIKLSYVEWDSEVASTNVLAQVLKDQGYKVEMTPLDNAVMWQSVSKGETDAMVSAWLPNTHGDQYKKYKNNIVDLGPNLKGVKLGLAVPTYMKNVNRIEDLTDQADKKITGIEPGAGIMKAANKALKSYSNLSDWKLVSASTGAMTTALDQAYKNKKDIVVTAWSPHWMFAKYKLKYLKDSKKDFGSIESIHSITRKGLKKDIPKANKIIDKFNWTQKDMEAVMLDINNGMSPEKAAKKWIKEHPKKVASWTSNK